The genomic window AGACCCCAGCGCCTATGTGCACCCCACCGCGGTGCTGATCGGCGATGTCATTGTAGGCCCGGGCTGTTACGTGGGTCCCAATGCCAGCCTGCGGGGGGACTTCGGTCGCCTGGTGCTGGAAGAGGGCGCCAATGTGCAGGACAACTGTGTGATGCACGGTTTTCCGGGGACCGATACCGTGGTCGAGGTGGACGGCCATATTGGCCACGGTGCCATCCTGCATGGGTGTCGCGTGGGGCGAAATGCCCTGGTGGGCATGAACGCCGTGGTGATGGACGGCGCCCATATAGGCCCAGAGTCCATTGTCGCCGCCAATGCGTTCGTCAAGGCGGGGTTTGACTGTCCGCCGCGCGCCATGCTGGTGGGCTCGCCGGCCCAGGTCCGGCGCACCCTCAGCGCCGAGGAAGTGCGCTGGAAGGCGGAGGGTACCGCCGAGTACCACCGCCTGACGCGCCGCTGCCTGGAGAGCATGGAGCTTTGTGAGGCCCAGACGGAAGTGGAACCCAACCGTCCCCGCTGCGATGGTGGTACGGCCAAGCCCAAGTATCAGTCCTGATACGCGCCTTAGGTTCAGAGTGAAAGATGCAAAGTG from Marinobacterium aestuarii includes these protein-coding regions:
- the paaY gene encoding phenylacetic acid degradation protein PaaY, which translates into the protein MPIYRIEGVTPVIDPSAYVHPTAVLIGDVIVGPGCYVGPNASLRGDFGRLVLEEGANVQDNCVMHGFPGTDTVVEVDGHIGHGAILHGCRVGRNALVGMNAVVMDGAHIGPESIVAANAFVKAGFDCPPRAMLVGSPAQVRRTLSAEEVRWKAEGTAEYHRLTRRCLESMELCEAQTEVEPNRPRCDGGTAKPKYQS